GCCCATCTGGCAACGGACCCTGAGGAAAAGGAGCTGTATGAAGGTCTGGTGGAGGTTCTGACTCCCATCGGCAAGGGCTATGTAACGGACCGCAGTTTTGATGTGGTCTCCCAGGGCATGCAGGTATATGGCGGCTATGGATTCATCGAGGAATATCCCCTGTCACAGCTTCTCAGGGACGTGCGCATTACCCTGATTTATGAAGGCACCAACGGTATTCAGGCAATGGACCTTCTGGGCCGCAAGCTGGGCATGAAAAAAGGCAAGATCTTTATGTCTCTCATGCAGAAAATCGGTGCTACCATTGCAGAGGCCAAGGCGGTTCCTGAGCTTGCTCCCATGGCTGCCCAGGCTGAAGCCAGCCTGAACAAGATGGGTGAAGTGGCCATGCACATGGGCAAAACCGCCATGAGCGATAAGGTGATGAATGCCTTCAGCTTTGCCCATCCTTTCCTCGATGTGGTGGGTGATCTTACCTCTGCCTGGATGCTGTTGTGGCGGGCCACCATTGCCCAGGGCAGTCTGGGTAAAAAGAAAAAAGAAGATGCCTTTTATAATGGTGTCATTAAATCCGCAGAGTTTTTCATCTACAATCAGCTTCCCGTAACCGACGGTAAGATGAATGCCATTCTCCGCGGGGCTGATGCGGCCATGAGCATAGATGAAAGCTCTTTCCTCTCCTGATAAAAGTGAAAATTATGAATGGACAGATCCTTACAGGGTCTGTCCGGGTAAAAGAGCCGGGGGCTTCCCCGGCTTTTTTGTATTCGGCAGACTGAAGGTAGTCTCATGAAGGCAGACTTCTGTGCTTTTAACCCTGCAGGGGTTGAAACTCCTGAAGAACAAGGGGGGCTGAGCAGTTGGATTTTGGTTTTTTTACTTGACGTAACCGCTTTTTCTTTATTAAAAGTGTTCCGATCCATATATCCAGCGATACAGCGGGATGTTATAATCCGCTTTTTACTTTTTGGTATTTAATATTATTAACCGTTTTCAGGACTTTGTTAAGGGAAGGATGAATCCATGGAACCATTGATTGCGCCTGCGCAGTACACGTTTCTGGGTATCCCCACGGTTTTATTTTCCGTGTTGATTCCGATCGTGGGCATTGCTCTTTTCACCTACATCATGGCCAAGCGTATTGCTCCGCTGACCAGGGCCCGCAAGGATGACCGTTTTGACGCCATCCCTCAGCGTATCTGGAATGTGGCCCTGATCTGGCTGGGCCAGATCCGCCAGCCCCGTTACATGATGGGTGGTGTTCTTCACATCCTCATTTTCTTCGGTTTTCTTGTGCTGGCCCTGCGCTCCATGAGCCTTGTGGTCATTGGTGTGATACCCGATTTTGCTCTTCCCGGGTTCGGCCATGACCAGATGATCGGTATGATTTACAATGTTGCCAAGGATTATGCGGCTACCATCGTTTTTGCAGCCTGTTTTGTGGCTGCCATCCGCCGCGGCATCTTCCGGCCCGAGCGTTATGAGGTACCTGCCCGCTTTGGCAAGGATCATACCGCAGAAGCCGTATTCGTTCTCTGCATCATTATGACCCTCATGGTTTCCGAATCCCTGTTCGAGGCTGCCATTGTTGCCGCCCAGATCCAGACCGGTGCCCATGCCCACTTCCTGCCGCCCGGAAGTCTGCCCTGGTTTTTGAAAAACAGCCTGCTGAACACCCCCATGGAAACCCTGCAGACACTGCATGTGGCTGCATATTTCATCCATGATTTTACCTTCTTCTTTTTCCTTTGCTTTTTACCCTTGGGCAAGCATTTCCATGTTATCACCTCCCTTTTCAACGTGTACTTCATGCGTACCCGTACTGGTAATATCAAGCCCATCGAGTATGGCCTGAGTGCAGAAGAGATGGAAAATCTCAAGTCCATCGGTGTAAAGAAGCTGGAAGATTTTACCTGGAAGCACATCCTTGATTTCTACACCTGCGCCGATTGTGGTCGCTGCTCAGACCAGTGTCCGGCCAATACCGTAGGTCGTGCTCTGTCTCCCCGTTTCATCTCCATTAAAGGTCGTGAGGCCGTCTTCAATACCTATCCCCTGACGGGTCCCATTCTTAAAAGCGATAACCTGATGGGTAATGTGTACGAAGAAGAAGAAATCTGGAGCTGTACCACTTGCGGTGCCTGTGAGCAGGAATGTCCCATCGGGATTGAATATATTGATAAAATTGTGGACCTGCGCCGTGGCCTTGTGGATGATGGCGAAGTACCCCAGACCCTTCAGAAGCCTATGCAGGCCCTTGCCAAGCGCGGCAATGCCTGGGGTAAGATGGAGAAAAAGCGTGCGGACTGGACCAAGGACATCGAAGAGGATTGTCCTGTCAAGGTTGTGGATGGTGAAGAAGCCGTCAATACCCTTTACTTTGTGGATTCCATCTCTTCCTTTGATGACCGTATGGTGGGTATTGCCAAGAGCACGGCCAAGCTGCTTCAGGCTGCCGGAGAAAACTTTGGTATTCTTGGCAAGGCGGAAAAGGATTCCGGTAATGAGGTCATCCGTTTTGGTGAGGAGTTCCTTTATCAGGATCTGAAAAACCATAACATGGAGCAGATCAAGGAATCCGGTGCCAAGCGCATTGTCACCGCAGACCCCCATGCCTTCAATGCCCTTAAAAATGATTATCAGCTTTCCATTCCTGTGGAGCATATCAGTTCCGTTGTTACCCGTGCCGTAAAGGCGGGTAAAATCAAGCTGAAAACCATTACCGATGCCACAAGGGTTTACACCTATCATGATCCCTGCTATCTGGGACGTCATAATGGGGTATATGAAGATCCCCGTGCGGCTCTGAATGCTATCCCCGGTATCCGTACCGTGGAAATGCTGAAAAGCGGTGACCGTTCTTTCTGCTGCTCCGGTGGTGGTCTGATGCTCTTCTATGAGCCCCACGAAGAAGAGCGCATGGCGGTTCTCCGTGTTAAGATGGCAGCCAAGGCTGGTGCCAATGTAATCGTAACGGCATGTCCCTTCTGCCTTGTGAATATGGAAGATGCCATCAAGGTTGCCGGTTATGAAGGCAAGATTGAAGCGCTGGATCTTGTGGAGCTTCTTGAGCAGCATATGGTAAAATAAAACCCATGTCCGGTGCCGGAAGTCCGGTGCCGGATTAGGTCAAAGGGTACTGGATCTTATCCGGCATCCTGGCAACAAAATGGCCAAACAAAATTTTAACTGGGAGGAATTCATGGAAATCTTGGTATGCGTCAAGAGAGTTCCCGATACTGCGGAGAACGAAATTGAGCTCAACAGTGCGGGGAATGACATCGAGCGGGATGATCTGGTGTATTCGGTCAACGAGTGGGACAACTATGCCGTTGAGGAAGCCATTCAGATTGTGGACAAGGTAGGCGGTACGGTTACGGTTGTTACCGTAGGCGACGAAGAGGCAGATGAGGTTCTGCGTCGTGAAATGGCCATGGGTGCCCAGAATGGTATTCTGCTCAATGACGAAGCCTTTGAGGATTCCGACTCCATGGGTATTGCTACCCTGCTGAAGGCGGCTGCTGAAAAGGGCAAGTATGACCTCATCATGACCGGTGCTCAGGCCGATGCCGGTTATGCTGCCGTTGGTGGTATGCTGGCCGCCATGATGGATCTGCCCTATGCTTCCCTTGTAAATATGGTTGAAGTGGGTGATGGTAAGCTGACCGTTGGTCGTGAAATTGAAGGTGGAAATCAGGAAGTTAACGAAATTGAGCTTCCCTGTGTTCTTTCCATCCAGACCGGTATCAATGAGCCCCGCTATGTGGGTATCAAGGGTATCCGTCAGGTTTCCGGTATTGAAATTCCTGAGTTTGATGCAGCTGGTCTGGGTGTTGACCCTGCTACGGTGGGTGCAGCTGGTGCCAAGACCAAGCGGGTTGATTACTTCATCCCCGAAACCGGTGAAGGTGCGGAAATGCTTACTGGCAGCACCGAAGAAATTATTGCTAAACTCATTGACATCATGAAGGCGAATGGAGGGCTGAAGTAATGGCAACTGTATATGCTTTCGTAGCGCATAGTGATGGCGTTCTGGATGATTCCGCAGCAGAGCTTGCCGCTGCCGCCAAGAAATTTACCGATGCCCCTGTAACGGCTATTGTAACGGGTTCCGGTGTGGATGCTGCTGCTGCCAAGGCTGCTGAACTCTTCCCTGCAGTATGGAAGATTGATGCCGCCGAGCTTGCTTATCCCAATGCGGAAGTGGTTCGTAAGGCCCTTCTGAACAACCTTGATGCCGGTGCTGTGGTTCTGATGGCCCACAATACTTTCGGTATGGACCTTGCTCCCGGTCTTGCCGTTAAAATCGGCGGTGCCTTTGTTGCCGATGTTGTGGATATCGAAGGTGCCGATGGTGACACCCTGAAGGTTATCCGTCAGGAATACGGCGGTGTGGTTTCTACCCACGTTACCGTGGATATGTCTGCAGGTGCTGTGGTTACCATCCGTCCTGGTGCCGTTGCTGCTGAAGAAGGTGCTGCTGCTGCTGGTGGTGCCATTGAGGCAAAGGCCGCAGGAGATGTTTCTGCCAAGCGCAAGTTTATTGAAATTCGTGAGCCTGAGGCTGGTGATGTTGACATTACCAAGGCTGAAGTTCTGGTTTCCATCGGTCGCGGTATTGAAGATCAGGACAATATTGAACTGGCCCATGAGCTTGCCAAGGCCATCGGTTCCCAGGCAGAGGTTGCCTGCTCGCGCCCCATCGTGGATGCCAAGTGGATGGATGCTTCCCGTCAGGTGGGAACTTCCGGTAAAACCGTTAAGCCCAAGGTTTACCTTGCCATGGGTATTTCCGGTTCCTTCCAGCATATGGGTGGTATCAAGGGTGGTGTGATCATTGCTGTCAACAAAAACCCCAATGCTCCCATCTTCCAGGTGGCCAATGTGGGTATTGAGGCAGACATCCTCGAGTTCATTCCTGAGCTGACCGAAGCCCTCGGAGATCTGTAAAAAACAGTTTTCTGATAAGCTTGTAAAAAGATAAAAAACCGGGACCTTTCCCCACTGCGGGATGGGTTCCGGTTTTTATATTTTTAAGGAGAGGGTATGGAAAAAGAAGCGGATCTGCTTTTGCACTATGGCAATAAGATGCATGCAGCCGGGCTTGTAACGGGTTCCGGCGGTAACCTCAGTGTACGGGTAAAAGACTCCGTGCTGATTACGCCCAGTGCCATGGCCTATGGGGATATGGAGCCAGAAGATATGGTGCTGGTGGATTTCTCAGGAAAAATTCTCAGGGGCAGGCGGGCTGCATCCAGTGAGCTGGGTTTTCATCTGGCACTTTATGAAGCCAGAAAGGATATCTCTGCCGTTGTGCATACCCACTCACCCTGGGCTACCACCCTTGCCTGTCTGGGCTGGTCCCTACCTGCGGTTCACTATCTGGTAGGCTATGGGGAAAGAAATGAG
This is a stretch of genomic DNA from Desulfobotulus mexicanus. It encodes these proteins:
- a CDS encoding (Fe-S)-binding protein gives rise to the protein MEPLIAPAQYTFLGIPTVLFSVLIPIVGIALFTYIMAKRIAPLTRARKDDRFDAIPQRIWNVALIWLGQIRQPRYMMGGVLHILIFFGFLVLALRSMSLVVIGVIPDFALPGFGHDQMIGMIYNVAKDYAATIVFAACFVAAIRRGIFRPERYEVPARFGKDHTAEAVFVLCIIMTLMVSESLFEAAIVAAQIQTGAHAHFLPPGSLPWFLKNSLLNTPMETLQTLHVAAYFIHDFTFFFFLCFLPLGKHFHVITSLFNVYFMRTRTGNIKPIEYGLSAEEMENLKSIGVKKLEDFTWKHILDFYTCADCGRCSDQCPANTVGRALSPRFISIKGREAVFNTYPLTGPILKSDNLMGNVYEEEEIWSCTTCGACEQECPIGIEYIDKIVDLRRGLVDDGEVPQTLQKPMQALAKRGNAWGKMEKKRADWTKDIEEDCPVKVVDGEEAVNTLYFVDSISSFDDRMVGIAKSTAKLLQAAGENFGILGKAEKDSGNEVIRFGEEFLYQDLKNHNMEQIKESGAKRIVTADPHAFNALKNDYQLSIPVEHISSVVTRAVKAGKIKLKTITDATRVYTYHDPCYLGRHNGVYEDPRAALNAIPGIRTVEMLKSGDRSFCCSGGGLMLFYEPHEEERMAVLRVKMAAKAGANVIVTACPFCLVNMEDAIKVAGYEGKIEALDLVELLEQHMVK
- a CDS encoding electron transfer flavoprotein subunit beta/FixA family protein, giving the protein MEILVCVKRVPDTAENEIELNSAGNDIERDDLVYSVNEWDNYAVEEAIQIVDKVGGTVTVVTVGDEEADEVLRREMAMGAQNGILLNDEAFEDSDSMGIATLLKAAAEKGKYDLIMTGAQADAGYAAVGGMLAAMMDLPYASLVNMVEVGDGKLTVGREIEGGNQEVNEIELPCVLSIQTGINEPRYVGIKGIRQVSGIEIPEFDAAGLGVDPATVGAAGAKTKRVDYFIPETGEGAEMLTGSTEEIIAKLIDIMKANGGLK
- a CDS encoding electron transfer flavoprotein subunit alpha/FixB family protein, producing the protein MATVYAFVAHSDGVLDDSAAELAAAAKKFTDAPVTAIVTGSGVDAAAAKAAELFPAVWKIDAAELAYPNAEVVRKALLNNLDAGAVVLMAHNTFGMDLAPGLAVKIGGAFVADVVDIEGADGDTLKVIRQEYGGVVSTHVTVDMSAGAVVTIRPGAVAAEEGAAAAGGAIEAKAAGDVSAKRKFIEIREPEAGDVDITKAEVLVSIGRGIEDQDNIELAHELAKAIGSQAEVACSRPIVDAKWMDASRQVGTSGKTVKPKVYLAMGISGSFQHMGGIKGGVIIAVNKNPNAPIFQVANVGIEADILEFIPELTEALGDL
- a CDS encoding class II aldolase/adducin family protein, whose protein sequence is MEKEADLLLHYGNKMHAAGLVTGSGGNLSVRVKDSVLITPSAMAYGDMEPEDMVLVDFSGKILRGRRAASSELGFHLALYEARKDISAVVHTHSPWATTLACLGWSLPAVHYLVGYGERNEVPVAPYAIFGSQELADHVVKGMGDGKALLLANHGLVSMGADLREAYEVAEEIEFVAGVYLRAKAVGEPVILDEKAMAPVLEKFRKYRGLK